Within the Corallococcus exiguus genome, the region CGAACGTCACCGCGACGCTGGATACGCACTTCGCCTTCCAGATCTTCTTCCCGTCGTTCTGGGTGGACCAGGACGACCAGCCGCTCCAGCCGTACCGCGAGGTGACTCGCGAGCAGATTGAGCGCGGCCAGGCGAGGCCGAACCCCGCGGTGGCGAAGTGGCTGTGCGGCGGCAACTACCCGTGGCTGCTCAAGCAGGTGAAGTTCTACTGCGAGGAGCTGGAGCGCGCGGGGAAGTACACGCTCTACCTGTGGCCGCCGCACTGCCTGCTGGGCAGCGACGGGCACGCGCTGTCGGGCGTGGTGCAGGAGGCGCGGCTGTTCCACTCGTACGCGCGCGGCGTGCAGTCGTGGGCGGAGGTGAAGGGCGGCAACCCGCTGACGGAGAACTACTCGGTGCTGCGGCCGGAGGTGTTGATGCGGCATGACGGCCAGCCGCTCGCGCAGCGCAACACGCAGTTCCTGAAGACGCTGCTCACGTCGGACGCGGTGGTGATTGGCGGGCAGGCGGCCAGCCATTGCGTGAAGAGCAGCATCGACGACCTGTTGGGGGAGATTGTCGCGCAGGACGCGGCGCTGGCTCGCAAGGTGTACCTGCTGACGGACTGCATGTCGTCGGTGACGGTGCCGGACGGCAAGGGCGGCTTCGCGGCGGACTTCACGCCGCAGGCGGACGCGGCGCTCAAGCGCTTCGCTGACGCGGGCATGCACCTGGTGAAGTCGACGGATCCGCTGGCGAGCTGGCCGGACCTGCACCTGGCGTGACGTCTGGAATTGGCACTCACACGAAGGGAGACACGGACATGAGCAAGGCGAACGGGACGGGTGT harbors:
- a CDS encoding cysteine hydrolase family protein, whose protein sequence is MKKTTAKELPLPGFYNSSHAAEYGYGANAGKLQRDAGAWKAAQGVTAAATDRFNLHLLLIDVQKDFCFPDGSLYVAGRSGRGAIDDNRRIAEFIYRNLGTLTNVTATLDTHFAFQIFFPSFWVDQDDQPLQPYREVTREQIERGQARPNPAVAKWLCGGNYPWLLKQVKFYCEELERAGKYTLYLWPPHCLLGSDGHALSGVVQEARLFHSYARGVQSWAEVKGGNPLTENYSVLRPEVLMRHDGQPLAQRNTQFLKTLLTSDAVVIGGQAASHCVKSSIDDLLGEIVAQDAALARKVYLLTDCMSSVTVPDGKGGFAADFTPQADAALKRFADAGMHLVKSTDPLASWPDLHLA